The genomic interval TTAAATTCATTTGTATAAAATTCTTGTGATAAAAAATATGCTGCTTTTCCTAAACCAGTTGTAACTTCACCATCAATTTTCATGAAATAGCCTCTAATTAAATTACATAATATCAAATACTATTTAAATAATATTGAAATAAATTAATCTAATTCAATATTATAACTTAATATATTTTTACTTTATAAATATTTTCGAAGTAATTTATTTAACAATTGAAAAATAAATTACTAATTATTAAATTTGCAGGGTAATAAAATGAAAATAAAAACTATTTCAACAGATGTATTAATTATAGGATCTGGTGGAGCAGGTTCAAGAGCAGCTATTGAAGTTGATAATGCTGGATTAAAAGCAATAATTGTATCAAAAGGTCTTTCATTTAGATCTGGTTGTACTGGAATGGCGGAAGGTGGATACAATGCAGTATTTAAAACAGTGGATAAAGATGATTCAAAGGAAGCTCATATTTATGATACACTTAAAGGTGGAAGTTATCTTAACGATGAAAAACTTGTAGAAATTCTTGTTAATGAATCACCACAAAGATTAATAGATTTAGAAAATTATGGTGCTTTATTCGATCGCCAAGAATCAGGTGAAATAGATCAAAGACCTTTTGGTGGACAAACCTACAGAAGAACTTGTTATCAAGGAGATAGAACTGGTGCTGAATTATTAAATGCTCTTAAAGAAGAAATCATTAAAAGAGATATTGAATGCATTGAAGAAGTGATGATTACATCCCTCATAACTGATAAAAATCAGGTTATTGGTGCAACTGGTCTTGATTTAAAAGATTCTAGTTTAATTTACTTTAAAGCAAAATCAACAATCCTTGCTAGTGGAGGTGCTGGACAATTATACCCTGTAACATCAAATACCTTCCAAAAAAATGGAGATGGTTATGCAATAGCTTACAAAGCTGGAGCTAAATTAATTGATATGGAACAAGTTCAATTCCATCCAACTGGTATGGTTGCTCCTGAATCCAAAAAAGGAGTACTAGTAACAGAAGCTGTAAGGGCTGAAGGTGGAAAATTATTAAATAAAGACGGTGCCAGATTTATGAGAAAATATGCACCTGAAAAAATGGAATTAGCTACCCGTGATATTGTTGCCCGTTCAATTTACCAAGAAATAATTGAAGGTAGAGGAACTGAAAAAGGTGGAGTATATCTTGATATTTCACACTTAGATGATGACTATATAGATGAAAAACTTGAAACAATGGTTTTGCAATTCAATAATGTCAGTATTGATATTAAACATGAACCAATTGAAGTGGCACCAACTGCACATCACTTTATGGGCGGTTTGAAAATAAATACGGATGCATCTACATCACTAAGGAACTTATTTGGTGCTGGTGAAGTTTGTGGAGGAGTCCATGGTGCAAATCGTTTAGGTGGAAATGCATTAGCTGACACTCAGGTATTTGGAAAAATTGCTGGTGAAAGTGCAAGTAAAGCATGTGCAGATACAGAAATTAAAACAGATTATGAACAAGTCAAAAGAGAATCTTCCAGAATTGAAAATTTGATTAAAAAAGGTAATATCAAACCACAAAAATTCAAAGAGAATATTAAAAACTTAATGTGGGAAAAAGTAGCTATAGTAAGAGATGAAAAAACATTGAATGAAGGTTTAAAAGATCTCCAAGATATGCAAAAAGAATTAAATAACTTAGATGTTAGCGATAAAAAGCAATACAACACCGAATTAGTGACTGCACTTGAAGTAATAAATATGGTTGAAATTTGTATTTTAATTGTAAAATCTGCAATATTACGTAGAGAAAGTAGAGGATCACACTTTAGGTCTGATTTCCCTGAAAGTAAAGATGAATGGAAAAAAAGTATTATATTTAATAAAGACAAAATAGAATTTGAAGCTAGATAGCTTCTTTTAATTCTTTTATTGCTTGTCTAGCTTTTTGATAAATTTCACCTTCATCTAAAACAGTTAATTTCTTATTTTCCATTAATATTTTACCATCACAAATAGTTGTATCAACATTCAAACCATTTGCGGAGTAAATAATGTTTGAACTTAAAGAAGAACTGTCTGGAATCATATTAGCTGAATTAGTGTCAATTAAAATAATATCTGCTTTTTTACCAACCTCTATAGAACCAATTTCAGATTCAAGACCTAACGTCTCAGCACCTTTAATAGTTCCCATAGATAAGGTTTCATCTGAAGTCAAAACTTTAGGATCCAAAGTAGAAACTTTTTGAAGTAAGGAAGCTGTTTTTAATTCTTCAATTAAATCTAAATTATTATTTGAAGAAGCACCATCAGTTCCAATGGAAACACAAATATCATTTTCAATTAATTTTGAAACTGGAGCAATTCCTGAAGCTAATTTCATGTTACTACATGGATTATGTGAAATTTTTACATTATTTTTCTTAATAATTTCAATTTCATTATCACTTAACCATACACAATGTGCAGCAACAACATCAGGGCCTAAAAATCCAATTTTATCCAAATATTCAAAAGGTCTTAAACCTTTTTCAGATGAAATATCTACAATTTCTTTTTGAGTTTCAGAAACATGAATATGAATACCCATATCATATTCATCGGCCAGCTCACGTACTTGGATTAATAACTCTTCAGAAGCAGTGTAAGGTGAATGTGGTCCTAAGAAAACTTTAATTCTCCCATTTCCCATTCCCTCGCAAGATTTAAATAATTCTAAATTTTCATTTATTTCATTTTTTCTTTTATCTTCATCACCAAAATCAATCATACCATATGATAAAACAGCCCTAATTCCTGATTCATCAACAGCACGAGCAACATCTTCCATGTAGAAATACATATCAGAAAAAGTAGTTGTTCCTGATTTAATAAGTTCAACAGCACCTAAAAGAGCCCCAATATAACAGTAATCTCCATTAAGATTAGCTTCCATCGGCCATATATAATCATTTAACCAACTATCCAAACTTAAATCATCAGCTAAACCTCTAAATAATGTCATGGACAAATGAGTATGAGTATTGATTAATCCCGGAAGTAAAATTTTACCAGTTGCATCTATAATTTTACTGACATTACTCTCATCAATATCTGGTGAAATTTCAGCAATTAAATTATCTTTAATTAAAATAGACTGTTTATTTTCAAAATTTGTATTTGGACTTAAAATTAATGCATTTTTAATTAAAATAGTATTATCATTCATAATAACACCTAAAAAATAAAAAAAGAAAGCTATAAAACTATTTATAAGTTTTTGATAGCTAATTTGATATCTTCTGCTTTTACAGTTTTACGTTTAGCGATTTTAGCTACAGCATTTGCTTCTTTAGCTACATTACGAGCAACATCTTCTAAGTATGCTGCTAATTCAGCTTTAGCATCTTCACTAACTCTTTCTGCACCAGATTCTTTAATGATCCTTGCAACAGGAGCTTTTGGTATTTCAGACATATTATTTCACCTCACAATAGTTCATTAAAACTTATGATTATAAATCTAAAATCATAAGTTAAATAACAATATAAGATAACTTAATATTTAAATATTTGGTATAAATTAAGGTATTATCTTAAAATAAGAATTAATTATTAAAATAAATAAGAAAATAATAATAAAAAAATACTTATTTATAAAATAAATTTATAAAATAATATAAGAAAAAAAATTTGAGAAGATATGATGAAAATTAAAATTGCAATACCATCGAAAGGAAGAATAAGTGAACCTTCTATAAACATTTTAGAAAAAGCAGGTTTAGGGTTAATTGATAAAAATAATAGAAAACTAATTTCAAAAACATTTAATGAAGATATAGAAGTTATGTTTGCAAGAGCATCTGATATTCCAGAATTTGTCAATGATGGAGTTGCAGATATGGGAATAACAGGTGTTGATTTAATTAATGAAAATGAAGCAGATGTTATAGAATTACTTGACTTAAGATTTGGTCAAACAAAATTAGTTTTAGCAGCTCCAGAAGAATCAAATATAAATTCAGTTGATGATATTACAGAAGAAATGAAAGTCGCTACTGAATTTCCAGTATTAACTAAAAAATACCTAGATAAAAAAGGTTTAAGTTTAAAAATTGTTAAACTAAGCGGATCAACAGAAGCTGCACCATTTATTGGAATTGCTGATTTGATTACTGATTTAACAAGTACTGGAACAACTTTAAAAATGAATCATCTACAAATAATTGATAATATTTTAGATAGCACAATTAAACTTATTGGAAATAAATATAGTTTAAAAAATAAAAAAGAATTAATTGAAGCCGTTAGTACAAGTATTAAAGGAGTTCTTGACGCTGAACGTAAAAAATTAATTATGATGAATGTGAAAAATGATGATTTGGATAAAGTTAAAGAAGTAATGCCTTCCATGGGAGGTTTAACAATATCTGAAGTATTATCAAATGAAAAAACTGTTGCTGTTCAAGCAGTTATTGATGAAAAAGAAGTATTTGAACTTGTAAACTGTTTAAGGAATGCTGGTGCAAAAGATATTCTTGTAGTACCAATTGAAAGAATAATATGAAAATTGGAATAATATATTCTACTTCAAAAAAATCTACAAAAAAAGCTTGTAAAATATTAGCTAGTAAAATTAACACTGATGTACAATTAATACCTATTGAAAAAGCAAAAACAACATGCATTTTAAAATATAATTTCATCATATTCATTGCTTCTGCATATAACGGTAAATTTCAGAGTAGTTTAAAAAGATATATTATTAGAAATATTAAAACAATAAAAGAAAAACCAATTGCACTGGTCATTAATAGTGAAGAAAATATTAATACAGAAGACATATTTAATAAAATATTTACAGAAGAATTAGTAAATTCATCATGTATTAACTCAAATTTTGGATATGAATTAAATATTAATGAAGGAAATTTTTTTGAAAAAATAAAAACAAAAAATAAAATTAAAAATAAAGAAAACCTTCCAAGTTTAAACATTGATGAAATCAATAAATTTAGTGATTATATAAACAATTTGATTGAAAAAAGGGTTGATTAAAATTTTTAGATTAAAAAACATAATTTCAGTGAAAGATTTTGAAAGAAAAGATATTGAATATATACTAGATGAAGCATCAAAATTAGAAAATATTGCCAAATCTAGAGAAATATCTGAAGAGCTTAAAGGAAAAATTCTTGGATTAATGTTTTTTGAACCTTCAACAAGGACTAAAATGTCATTTGAAACATCCATGAAACGTTTAAGTGGAGAATGTATTGGATTTGAAAATAGTGGATCTAGTTCCGTGTCTAAAGGTGAAAGTATTGCAGATACGGCAAAAATGTTTGAAGGATATTGTGACGCATTAGTTATAAGACATGAACTTGAAGGAGTATCAAAATTTATATCAGATATTGTAGATGTACCTGTAATTAATGCAGGTGATGGTGCTGGTCAACACCCTACACAAACATTATTGGATTTATATACTATTAAAAATGAAATCGGTGAAATTGATAATTTAAAAATAGCATTAATTGGTGATTTAAAATTTGGTCGTACAGTTCATTCATTAACACATGCTTTAGGTTTATTTAAAAATATTAAAATATATTTAATATCACCTCCTGAGCTTAAAATGCCTCAAGAAGTTCTTCATGATTTGAACAAAACCAATGTAGAATATAAAGAAATCGGTTCAATTGAAGAAATAATTGATGATGTAAACGTTTTATATGTAACTAGAATACAAAAAGAACGTTTTGCAGATATTAATGATTATTTAAAAATAAAAGGTGCATATATTATTAATAAAAACATGCTTGAAGGTAAAGATTTAATTATTATGCATCCTTTACCAAGAATTGATGAAATAGATACTAATGTTGATAATACAAAATATAATAAGTATTTTACACAAGCTGCTAATGCTGTTCCTGTGAGAATGGCCATTTTAAAAACATTAATAAAAAACAACCCTAAATAGAAAATAAGGTTGTTTCAAGTAATGTTTCATCACATTGAAGTTTAATAATATTAGTTCTTCCTTTTCCACGACCGCGTGAGATTGTATTAGTGGAAATAATTCCTAACATTTCAAGTTCATTAATAAAGTCAAATATTCTTCTGTAAGTAACTGCATCTTTTTTATATAAATCTGTATAAGCTTCATATAATTTACCAGATGTAATTTCTTCTTTTTGTTTTGTTAAATTTAAAATAGATTCTAAAACTCTTTGTTGTTGAAGTGGTAAAGTGGATATAATTTCAATAACTTTATTGTGTTCTATTTTATCTTTTGCTCTTTTTACATGATTATTTGTAACTTTTTCTGAATCTTCATCAAAAGCTAATTCACCAGCATTTTTAAGTAAGTCAAGAGCATACCTTGCATCACCTTCCTCTTTAGCGGCCATTGCTGAACATAATGGAATAACATCATTTTCCAATACATTTTCATTAAAAGATAATTCTGCCCTTTCTTTTAAAATATCAGATAATTGATCTGCACCATAAGGAGGAAATACTATCTCTTTATCATTTAAACTACTTGTAACCCTAGATTTAATCAAATTTTTAAAATCTAAATAATTACTTATACATAATACAGAAACATTTTCTGTTCTTGTAAGAGTGTATAAAATTCCATCCCCATCTTTATCAAGTAAAATATCAATTTCATCTAAAATAACAATTAAATGTAACTTTTTACCAAATGCATTTGTTTTAAAAATGTCTCTAAATGTATTTACAACTTCACCTTTTGTCCAACCACGATTTGGAACATCACGTCCAAGTTTATTACATAATTCTGCAATTACCTGATATTCAGTTGTATAATCAGTACATCTAATATATTCAACTTTAACAAAAATATTCTTTTTACGAGCAATATCAATTAATTGTTCACGGGCAAATTTTGATGCAGCTGTTTTACCTGTTCCTGTTTTACCATATAAAGTAACATTAGACGGAGTTACATTGCTTAAAACATCAATCCAATTTTTTGCAATTTGCCTAATTTGTTCTTCTCTGTGAACTAATTTATCAGGTAACCATCTATGATCTAAAGGACGTTTATCTTTAAATATAGTAGGCCCTTGTGTTTCATCATTTTCTAAATCTTCAAAAATATTTGACATATATCCACCATAAAAATTTATAAAAAAATTAGAGTATAATTTCCAGTGTTAATAATATAAAATATATCCTAAATAAACATTTTTATTACAATTTTATAAAAATGTAATAAAATTAATAAAATTATAAAAAATTAAATTGATAAAAATAAATTAAATTAAATAAAACAAAATAAAAATTAATTAAATATAATAATAATTATTAAAATTTACTTAAATAAAAAAATATCCTATTAAATAAGATTAAAATTTAAATATGAAATAGTACTATTTCAAATATAATATAACAATTTCAAGTGTAAAATTACATGATAAAAAACAAAATTAAAGTATATTCAATGAACTGAACATTATTTTTTAAAAAAATTATCATGATTTTAAATTAAGAGAGAGACATGAATTTCAAGTGTAACTAAATTTTGCAAAAAACAAAAATCAAGACATGAGTTTCAAGTGTAAAAATTTTAGAAAAATTAAATATAAATTTGAATTAAAAAACAAAGAAAAATGAGATTATAGAATAAAAAATCAAGTGCAAAAAATAGAGATAAATTTCAAATGTTTACACTTGAAATATACCTCTTCATTCTTAATATACATTCGGAAATGTTATACTTGAAATGTACCTCTCTCTCTTTAAATTAGTATATTATTTTATGGGTGAAAAAGAAGGATTATTAAATTTTTTTTCAATTAACCAAATACAATGTAATTTTGATTTAAAAACTCTTTTTATAGTTTTAATAAAGTTATCTTTAGTTAATCCATCTTCAAATATTTGATCAGTGATAATAAACTGTTGTAACATTTCGTCATGAATTTGAAGTTCATAGTCAACTAAAAAATTATTTAATCCAAAATTTAATTCTAAAATAAAATCTTTTTTAGTTTTTAAATCTGCTGAAACCATCAAATTAATATGTTCTTGTGAAACTTGTGTTGCACATGCAAAAACAATACAATCTTTTTGTTTCGGTTTTACAATATCTATTATATTGTCTTTTGGAAATTCAATAATAAAATGAAAATCAGCGTTTTCATCAAACTTCATTTCACGTAACATGTCTTCATCAAGTAACCATTTTTCAATTGTTTTTTCATTAATCATAATATCATCATCAATTAAAGAAATATAATAAATTATTTATTTTTTTATATTATATATAATAAATCATGGTGTATAATGAATTAATAAATAATATAAATTTAATAAATATAAATAATATTATTTCATTTTATTTATTTCTATTTATAATATTTGCATTATTACTTTCACTTGTAATAGATGTCTTATTTGGTGAACTTCCAGGAAAAATACACCCTGTTGTAATAATGGGTTCATTGATTAATTTTTTTAAAAAAAAATTTATTAATATTAAAAATTGGGCATCTGGTTTGATGCTTGTTTTATGTACTAGTGTTATTTCAAGTGTATTATTATTAATAATTTATACTATTATTAAAAATAATATTATTTTATTATTTTTAGTATTTTCAATTCTTTTATCTTCAACATTTTCTGTTAAAATGCTTTTACAAACAGCAATTGATGTTAAAAATGATTTAGATAATGATATTAAAAAAGCAAGAAAATCAGTTTCATATTTAGTTAGTAGAAACACGGAAGATTTATCTGAATGTTTCATTGTTTCTGCAGTTATTGAAAGTTTAACTGAAAATATAACTGATTCTTATGTTGCACCAATTTTTTATTATATTATTTTTGCAATATTCATTTTATTTTATCCAGTTCATTTGAAATTGTATTTATTATTGTTAGTACCAATGTTATATAGACTTTCAAATACGCATGATGCAATGCTTGGATATAAAACACAGGAATTAATCTATATTGGTTTTTTACCTGCAAAAATAGATGATATTTTAAATTATATTCCTTCAAGAATCGCAGGTTTATTTATTGTTATGTCTGCATATTTACTTAATTTAGATGGGAAAAATAGTTTTAAAATAATGATGAGAGATGCTAGAAAATGCCCATCTCCAAATTCAGGTTATACAATGGCATCAACAGCAGGAGCATTAAATATTCAATTGATAAAAAAAGATACATACATTTTAGGAGATAATAATAAAATAATCACTGCTAATGACATTTCAAGTGCTGTTAAATTATCTAAATTATCAATTATTTTATTTACATTAACAATTATTTGTTTATTTATATTAATTTATGTGATATTATGAAATTAGCGATTATATCTGTTTCAAATAAAGGTCAAAAATTAGCTTTTAAATTAAAAGAAAAATTAAATGAGGATTCAACTATATTGAAAGTAGATTTATATCATAAAAATGTTAAAAAATATTTTCAAATATTATTTTATGAATATGATGCAATAATAGCAATAATGGCTTCTGGAATTTTAATTAGAACAATTGCCCCTTTAATAGAATCTAAAGTTACTGATCCGGCTATTTTAAATATTGATGATAATGGTAATTTTGTTATTTCTACTTTGTCAGGTCATCTTGGGGGTGCTAATAAATTAACAGATAAAATTGCTAATTTAATCGATGCAATACCTGTTATTACAACATCTACTGATGTTAATAAAAAATTAGGAATAGATATTTTAGCAAAAGATCTTTATTTGTCAATTAATAATACAAAGGAAATATTGTTTTTTAACAAATCAATTCTTGAGGGCGAACAACTTAATTTTACAATTAATCCAAATAAAAATTTTGATTATTTATTTAATTATTTGAAAAATATTACACTTGAAATAGATGTCTCTTTTTCTTATTCAAATAATATTAATACAGATGAAATACATGTTAAATTAGATAATCATAAAATAATCTTAAAAGAAAGAAAAATTGTTGTTGGAATTGGTTGTAGACGTGGAAAAGAATGTTCTGATATATATAAAAGTTTAATAAAATCAATAAACGAGTTAAACATTGATAAATCACGAATTAACATGTTTTCATCAGCTGAAATAAAAAAAAATGAACAAGGGATATTAGAACTTTCAGATAAATTAAATATACCTGTTAATTTTGTTGAATTAGATAAATTAAAACTTTTTGAATCAAATGATATTCAAAAATCGGAATTTGTATATTCAAAATTTGGTATTTATGGTGTATGTGAACCTTCAGCATTAATCACGGCAGGTTTTGATTCAAAATTAATATATAAAAAAACATCCTATGATGGTGTTACAATATCTATTGCACTTTCAAAATAAGTAATAAAAAATAAAAAAGGAATTAGATTGATTCTAATTTAGACAAAACTTCCCAAATTAATGTTCTTGCATGAACAGGGATGTTTGGATCATTACTAATTTCATCTAATTTTCCTAAAACAGTACTTATTTTTACAGATTGATCTTGTTCTTCATCTTTTAATAAAGTACTGGATTTTCCTGCAGCCTCTCTAATGTTACGAGGTACAGTGTTGTTATCTGCGATATATTCAAGTATTTCACAAACTTCGTCAATTTGACTACTCATAATACTCCCTCCAAAACGTGTTATTAAAAACAGTTAATAAAATTATTAATATCTATATTTGTTTGTAATCTCTTTAAATATTTTGTGGTAATCATCCCATTTCATTTGTAGAAAAATATAATAATTAATTAAAAAATAATTATAATCATGTCAGATATAAGTAGAACAACTATAAATCTTCCCGTTGATTTAAAAAAAGAATTAAAAAAACTTGCTATTGATGAAGATACTTCATTATCTGGATTAATAATTAAAATGATTAATGAAGGAATGGAAAATAGAAAAAATAGTAATATTTCTTATTCAGATGAAGATAATAGTTAGTCTTCAACTGAATTTAACATACATGTTACAAATTGTGTTTTAGCACTCTCTTCAACAAAAATTGAGAGTAATTTTGCTTCTTTTAACTTATCACTAACACAAATCACACCATGATTTTTTAAAATTAAAACATCTTCATTTTTTATTCCCTCACTAGCATTTTTAGCTAATTCGCTAGTACCTGGTTTAAAATATTCAATTGAATTTAAATAAGGATTTTTTATTTCTCCAAAACCTTCTAATCTTTTAAGTTTTTTTGATGAAAAAGCAAATCCAGTAGCATATGTTGAGTGAGTGTGAACAATAGCATTTACATCAGATCTTTTTTTATAAATTTCTAAATGCATATTTAATTCTGAAGAAGGTTTTCCTCTAGTTAACAAATTCCCATCCATATCAACTAATACAATATCTTCTTCTTTTAAATAAGATAATGATTTTAATGTTGGAGTAATAGCAACAATATCTCCAGTACTTCCTTTAATTCTTTTACTAATATTTCCGGCTTTTCCAGAAACTAATCCTTTGTTATAAATTTCATTAGAAACATTTATAATTTCATTTATATGTTTTTTCATTAAATAACCTCATTCAATAAATTTTAAATGTTTATATTTTCCTTTGTGAATTACTGGAACTTGAGCAGGCGTTGGTTCAATATTGTAAATTTTCTGAAATTCAGTTTGAGTCTGGAAAGTACCAGAATTAATTAAGTGAATTCCTTTGAATTTTTTATATGTATTAATGTGAACATGACCTGTATGGAATATATCTGGTAATTCATCTATTACTAAATAATCTTCAAGTTCTGATGCAAGAGGAGTTCTTTCTCCATAAATTGGTGCTAAATGTCTTTTTTTCAACAATTCCTCCATTAATAAATCATTTCTTTCATGAGTAAATTGTTTAACAGCCATTACCAAATCATCAAAACTTCGGCCATGATATATTAAAACATTAATTCCATCAAGAGACACGACACCAGGATTTGATATGAATTCCACATTATCAAGTTCATAAAGTGCTTTTGCATATTCTTCTGGAACAGCAGGTTGTGGTTCTGCTACTCTTGATGCATCGTGATTTCCAGGTGCAATAATAATCTTAATATCACTTCTAATATTTCCTAAAAATCTAGCTGCTTCGTTATATTGTTCAGTAATATCTTTAATTGCTAATTCCTTATCTTGATTTGGATAAACACCAATACCATCTACAATGTCTCCACCAATAACAAGATATTTGACATCTTCAGCAATTCTTCTTTGCTCTTCTGATCCATATTCACAATTTATCCAATCAATAAATCTTTGGAAAGCATCTTCAAGAAATGTTAAACTACCAATGTGAACATCTGATAAAAATACAATTCCAAAATCCATTTCTTTATCTGGAACTCTTAAAACACCCGGATCAATGATTTGTTGGCCAAATGCAAATCCCGGATCATCACTTTTATTTGCAATAACGCCAATAACTTCATCTTTTACAAGTTTTTCAGCTTCAGCAAATAGCTCTTCATTATTATGTGAGAACAAAATTGAAATTGTTCCAGTATCATCTTCAAATTCGATAATTTTATGACCATTTTTACTGGTTCTTATTTCACGAACCATTAATATTAAACTTAAATTCTCTTGTGAATCATCAATATCAGCTATTTTAGTATAATTCCTAAGTTCTGGTCTTTTGGATAAGATATTAGATAATTTTTCGTATCTACTTTTAAAATAAGAAATTAAGTTTTCAATTTCACCACTTGTATATGATTTTTTAGAAGTATCTTGTATTATTTTAAAATCGTATTTAACATTAGTTTTTTGTTCATTTCTTTTAAATTTAATTTTTTCATCTTTAATTGTTTCAGATGCTTCTAAAATTTCTTTATTTATATATTTTTCAGGAGTATCACTTTCTTTTTTTAAGTTATCTATAGTATCTTCTTTTTTGATAATACTTAAATCTTGTTTATTTTCTGCTTTTGTGTCAACTTTTATTTGTGGCTGTATTTCAGAAGGTGTTTCTTTTATACTTTCTTTTTTAATTTTTATTTCTTCATTATGTGTTATATCTTCTGTTAATGATTTTTGGTTATTTGACTCTTCTTTTTTAATACCATTAATTTCATCAACCATTTCTCCACTAACAGATATTAAATCTTTTGGTGAAAATTTATCACTTTTTAATTTAACTATT from Methanobrevibacter gottschalkii DSM 11977 carries:
- a CDS encoding DUF2299 family protein, translating into MINEKTIEKWLLDEDMLREMKFDENADFHFIIEFPKDNIIDIVKPKQKDCIVFACATQVSQEHINLMVSADLKTKKDFILELNFGLNNFLVDYELQIHDEMLQQFIITDQIFEDGLTKDNFIKTIKRVFKSKLHCIWLIEKKFNNPSFSPIK
- a CDS encoding amidohydrolase family protein; its protein translation is MNDNTILIKNALILSPNTNFENKQSILIKDNLIAEISPDIDESNVSKIIDATGKILLPGLINTHTHLSMTLFRGLADDLSLDSWLNDYIWPMEANLNGDYCYIGALLGAVELIKSGTTTFSDMYFYMEDVARAVDESGIRAVLSYGMIDFGDEDKRKNEINENLELFKSCEGMGNGRIKVFLGPHSPYTASEELLIQVRELADEYDMGIHIHVSETQKEIVDISSEKGLRPFEYLDKIGFLGPDVVAAHCVWLSDNEIEIIKKNNVKISHNPCSNMKLASGIAPVSKLIENDICVSIGTDGASSNNNLDLIEELKTASLLQKVSTLDPKVLTSDETLSMGTIKGAETLGLESEIGSIEVGKKADIILIDTNSANMIPDSSSLSSNIIYSANGLNVDTTICDGKILMENKKLTVLDEGEIYQKARQAIKELKEAI
- the hisG gene encoding ATP phosphoribosyltransferase, whose amino-acid sequence is MKIKIAIPSKGRISEPSINILEKAGLGLIDKNNRKLISKTFNEDIEVMFARASDIPEFVNDGVADMGITGVDLINENEADVIELLDLRFGQTKLVLAAPEESNINSVDDITEEMKVATEFPVLTKKYLDKKGLSLKIVKLSGSTEAAPFIGIADLITDLTSTGTTLKMNHLQIIDNILDSTIKLIGNKYSLKNKKELIEAVSTSIKGVLDAERKKLIMMNVKNDDLDKVKEVMPSMGGLTISEVLSNEKTVAVQAVIDEKEVFELVNCLRNAGAKDILVVPIERII
- the tfrA gene encoding fumarate reductase (CoM/CoB) subunit TfrA; amino-acid sequence: MKIKTISTDVLIIGSGGAGSRAAIEVDNAGLKAIIVSKGLSFRSGCTGMAEGGYNAVFKTVDKDDSKEAHIYDTLKGGSYLNDEKLVEILVNESPQRLIDLENYGALFDRQESGEIDQRPFGGQTYRRTCYQGDRTGAELLNALKEEIIKRDIECIEEVMITSLITDKNQVIGATGLDLKDSSLIYFKAKSTILASGGAGQLYPVTSNTFQKNGDGYAIAYKAGAKLIDMEQVQFHPTGMVAPESKKGVLVTEAVRAEGGKLLNKDGARFMRKYAPEKMELATRDIVARSIYQEIIEGRGTEKGGVYLDISHLDDDYIDEKLETMVLQFNNVSIDIKHEPIEVAPTAHHFMGGLKINTDASTSLRNLFGAGEVCGGVHGANRLGGNALADTQVFGKIAGESASKACADTEIKTDYEQVKRESSRIENLIKKGNIKPQKFKENIKNLMWEKVAIVRDEKTLNEGLKDLQDMQKELNNLDVSDKKQYNTELVTALEVINMVEICILIVKSAILRRESRGSHFRSDFPESKDEWKKSIIFNKDKIEFEAR
- a CDS encoding Cdc6/Cdc18 family protein — translated: MSNIFEDLENDETQGPTIFKDKRPLDHRWLPDKLVHREEQIRQIAKNWIDVLSNVTPSNVTLYGKTGTGKTAASKFAREQLIDIARKKNIFVKVEYIRCTDYTTEYQVIAELCNKLGRDVPNRGWTKGEVVNTFRDIFKTNAFGKKLHLIVILDEIDILLDKDGDGILYTLTRTENVSVLCISNYLDFKNLIKSRVTSSLNDKEIVFPPYGADQLSDILKERAELSFNENVLENDVIPLCSAMAAKEEGDARYALDLLKNAGELAFDEDSEKVTNNHVKRAKDKIEHNKVIEIISTLPLQQQRVLESILNLTKQKEEITSGKLYEAYTDLYKKDAVTYRRIFDFINELEMLGIISTNTISRGRGKGRTNIIKLQCDETLLETTLFSI
- the pyrB gene encoding aspartate carbamoyltransferase, whose product is MIKIFRLKNIISVKDFERKDIEYILDEASKLENIAKSREISEELKGKILGLMFFEPSTRTKMSFETSMKRLSGECIGFENSGSSSVSKGESIADTAKMFEGYCDALVIRHELEGVSKFISDIVDVPVINAGDGAGQHPTQTLLDLYTIKNEIGEIDNLKIALIGDLKFGRTVHSLTHALGLFKNIKIYLISPPELKMPQEVLHDLNKTNVEYKEIGSIEEIIDDVNVLYVTRIQKERFADINDYLKIKGAYIINKNMLEGKDLIIMHPLPRIDEIDTNVDNTKYNKYFTQAANAVPVRMAILKTLIKNNPK
- a CDS encoding flavodoxin domain-containing protein, translating into MKIGIIYSTSKKSTKKACKILASKINTDVQLIPIEKAKTTCILKYNFIIFIASAYNGKFQSSLKRYIIRNIKTIKEKPIALVINSEENINTEDIFNKIFTEELVNSSCINSNFGYELNINEGNFFEKIKTKNKIKNKENLPSLNIDEINKFSDYINNLIEKRVD
- a CDS encoding histone family protein translates to MSEIPKAPVARIIKESGAERVSEDAKAELAAYLEDVARNVAKEANAVAKIAKRKTVKAEDIKLAIKNL